The Garra rufa chromosome 18, GarRuf1.0, whole genome shotgun sequence genome window below encodes:
- the slc39a5 gene encoding zinc transporter ZIP5: MHHASCLNTKILRGYWRSCKRFKPLQKIMGGQTVWTTLSFKLVLYHCVISVMIPTILILATHVQVNKSNESTQVISTRERLEEALEEQGYYLQRLFLQYGDNGTLTYEGLQKLLGSLGLGEVSVLEIRHGGMKPQSHSHSHEDHHHPHETTNSPPLKEKPYTKSVLSGSPAEWGHSDYFPHPGHRLEESVSLLSDHPTEKHLHGNCLNVTQLLWNFGLGQAAHITPAHFTFLCPALLYQIDSGVCLRHTEDESEGNQTSEGFLRALGWASLALFVISLPSLVALGLTPLLQPSILQIFLCPMAGMAVGTLCGDALLHLLPHAIFSQHTEHQDAVFKGLGVLGGLYLLFAFESLLGLKQHFKNLKKRKRDAESGRELDALQGTSSANQNESSGHGHSHGQPGPEKMGIRSMAWMVVMGDGIHNLTDGLAIGVAFSQSLTGGLSTTIAVFCHELPHELGDLAVLLAAGWPVRRLAVFSIISVLLGFVGVFTGTALGNQWATHSPWILTITAGVFLYVALADMMAEMLHGDAGSLNPLKRFLLQSLGLLIGGAIMLCIALFEDHIAVSLGEV, encoded by the exons ATGCACCATGCCTCATGCTTAAACACTAAGATACTGAGAGGATACTGGAGATCATGTAAGAGGTTTAAGCCACTGCAGAAAATCATGGGTGGACAAACAGTCTG GACGACTCTAAGCTTCAAGCTTGTGCTCTACCACTGTGTGATTTCTGTGATGATACCAACCATCCTTATATTGGCAACACACGTCCAGGTCAACAAGTCGAATGAGAGCACACAAGTCATATCTACACGGGAACGCTTAGAGGAAGCTTTGGAAGAGCAG GGTTACTATTTGCAACGCCTGTTCCTTCAGTATGGGGACAATGGGACTTTGACCTATGAGGGTCTGCAGAAGTTGCTAGGCAGTTTAGGTCTTGGGGAGGTTAGTGTCCTGGAGATCCGACATGGTGGAATGAAGCCCCAATCTCATTCCCACTCACATGAAGACCATCATCATCCTCATGAAACCACAAACTCACCTCCACTTAAAGAAAA ACCTTACACTAAATCAGTTCTCAGCGGATCTCCTGCAGAATGGGGTCACTCAGACTATTTTCCACACCCTGGACACAGACTGGAAGAAAGTGTGTCACTGCTCTCAGACCATCCGACAGAGAAACACCTTCATGGGAAT TGTCTAAATGTTACCCAGCTCTTGTGGAACTTTGGGCTGGGCCAAGCAGCCCATATCACTCCTGCCCATTTCACCTTCCTGTGCCCTGCCCTCCTGTACCAGATTGACAGTGGAGTGTGTCTGCGGCACACAGAAGACGAATCAGAAGGAAACCAAACCAGTGAGGGTTTcctgagag CACTAGGATGGGCATCCTTGGCACTCTTTGTTATCAGTTTGCCTTCCCTGGTTGCTCTGGGACTGACACCCCTGCTTCAACCGTCCATCCTTCAAATATTCCTCTGCCCGATGGCTGGCATGGCAGTGGGCACATTATGTGGAGATGCCCTCCTGCACCTCCTGCCTCAT GCCATCTTCAGTCAACACACTGAACATCAGGATGCTGTTTTCAAGGGTCTAGGTGTGTTGGGAGGACTTTACCTTCTATTTGCCTTTGAGAGCCTTCTGGGACTTAAACAACACTTCAAG AATTTAAAGAAAAGGAAACGTGATGCAGAGTCTGGAAGAGAGCTGGACGCACTGCAGG GTacttcatcagccaatcagaatgagagttcaggGCATGGCCATTCTCATGGGCAGCCCGGACCAGAGAAGATGGGCATCAGAAGCATGGCATGGATGGTGGTCATGGGAGATGGGATACATAACCTTACAGATGGACTTGCCATTg GTGTTGCATTTTCTCAGAGTCTGACAGGTGGACTTAGCACTACGATTGCTGTGTTCTGCCATGAGCTTCCTCATGAGTTAG GTGATTTGGCGGTGCTGTTGGCTGCAGGTTGGCCTGTACGCAGACTGGCTGTGTTTAGCATCATCTCTGTGCTGCTGGGCTTTGTAGGAGTTTTCACAGGAACTGCACTGGGAAACCAGTGGGCGACACACTCACCTTGGATTCTCACCATCACCGCTGGGGTCTTCCTTTATGTAGCGCTCGCTGACATG ATGGCTGAAATGCTTCACGGAGATGCTGGATCGCTCAACCCTCTGAAGCGTTTCCTCCTGCAGAGTCTTGGCCTGCTGATAGGGGGCGCCATCATGCTTTGCATCGCTCTCTTTGAGGACCATATTGCTGTTAGCCTGGGAGAAGTCTAA